A region of Mauremys mutica isolate MM-2020 ecotype Southern chromosome 24, ASM2049712v1, whole genome shotgun sequence DNA encodes the following proteins:
- the LOC123356090 gene encoding mucin-5AC-like, with product MTSSTRSEETTTLPLPTASEPESTATTTSTFPETSTTPVETPTPTERTTRTSTTGAEVTTTLSLPETSQPESTTAATSTAPETTTVLQETTSPAETTPIISTSTVEGTSTLPLLNTSQSETTPAATSTIGITSTSPLETTSAPPTTAMTSSSRSEETTTLPLLTTSEPESTATATSTFPETSTTPVETTTPTERTTRTSTTGAEVTTTLSLPSTSQPESTTAATSTAPETTTVLQDTTSPAETTPIISTSTVEGTSTLSLLSTSQSETTPANTSTIAITSTSSLETTSAPQTTAMTSSSRSEETTTLPLLTTSEPESTATATSTFLETSTTPVETTTPTERTTRTSTTGAEVTTTLSLPSTSQPESTTAATSTAPETTTVLQDTTSPAQTTPIISTSTKQLLHLKLQQ from the exons ATGACTAGCAGCACTAGAAGCGAGGAGACAACCACGCTTCCTCTTCCGACAGCTTCAGAACCTGAGAGCACAGCTACAACCACCTCAACTTTTCCGGAGACCTCCACAACTCCTGTAGAAACCCCAACCCCAACAGAGAGGACAACAAGAACTAGTACCACTGGAGCTGAAGTGACAACCACACTTTCCCTCCCTGAAACTTCACAACCTGAAAGCACAACTGCAGCCACCTCAACTGCTCCAGAAACAACCACAGTTCTGCAAGAGACCACTTCCCCAGCTGAGACTACACCAATAATTAGTACTTCTACAGTAGAAGGGACAAGCACCCTTCCTCTTCTTAACACTTCACAATCTGAAACCACTCCTGCAGCCACCTCTACCATAGGAATAACCTCCACCTCTCCTCTAGAGACGACTTCTGCACCTCCAACTACAGCAATGACTAGTAGCAGTAGAAGTGAAGAGACAACCACGCTTCCCCTTCTTACAACTTCAGAACCTGAGAGCACAGCTACAGCCACCTCAACTTTTCCGGAGACCTCCACAACTCCTGTAGAAACCACAACCCCAACAGAGAGGACAACAAGAACTAGTACCACTGGAGCTGAAGTGACAACCACACTTTCCCTTCCTTCAACTTCACAACCTGAAAGCACAACTGCAGCCACCTCAACTGCTCCAGAAACAACCACAGTTCTGCAAGACACCACTTCCCCAGCTGAGACTACACCAATAATTAGTACTTCTACAGTAGAAGGGACAAGCACCCTTTCCCTACTTAGCACTTCACAATCTGaaaccactcctgcaaacacctcTACCATAGCAATAACCTCCACCTCTTCTCTAGAGACGACTTCTGCACCTCAAACTACAGCAATGACTAGTAGCAGTAGAAGTGAAGAGACAACCACGCTTCCCCTTCTTACAACTTCAGAACCTGAGAGCACAGCTACAGCCACCTCAACTTTTCTGGAGACCTCCACAACTCCTGTAGAAACCACAACCCCAACAGAGAGGACAACAAGAACTAGTACCACTGGAGCTGAAGTGACAACCACACTTTCCCTTCCTTCAACTTCACAACCTGAAAGCACAACTGCAGCCACCTCAACTGCTCCAGAAACAACCACAGTTCTGCAAGACACCACTTCCCCAGCTCAGACTACACCAATAATTAGTACTTCTACA AAACAACTTCTGCACCTCAAACTACAGCAATGA